In Rhizophagus irregularis chromosome 1, complete sequence, one genomic interval encodes:
- a CDS encoding uncharacterized protein (SECRETED:cutsite_AQA-YK; SECRETED:prob_0.9707); SECRETED:SignalP(1-22) — MQHPTLTRFIIIFFIILHIAQAYKLTVDLSFFSVCRVYVTDCHGKTLRDAGWKNCDSGYKWHWDEAPETYCLHIYPKTNGDDNRWCQGYKDDCIFVTGDPVGWEMFNCAGNKCDTH; from the exons ATGCAACATCCTACTCTCACTCGTTTCattatcatctttttcataattcttCACATAGCTCAAG CATACAAACTTACGGTTGATCTATCATTTTTCTCTGTCTGTCGTGTATATGTAACGGATTGTCATGGTAAAACTTTAAGAGATGCTGGATGGAAAAATTGTGATTCTGGTTATAAATGGCACTGGGATGAGGCACCTGAAACATATTGCTTGCATATATATCCTAAAACAAATGGAGACGATAATAGATGGTGTCAAGGATATAAAGATGACTGCATTTTCGTCACTGGTGATCCGGTTGGTTGGGAAATGTTTAATTGTGCAGGAAATAAATGCGATACgcattaa
- a CDS encoding uncharacterized protein (SECRETED:cutsite_AQA-YR; SECRETED:prob_0.8748); SECRETED:SignalP(1-22), which translates to MQHSTLTRFIIIFFIILHIAQAYRLTVLLNFFSICRVYVTDCNGKTLRNAGWKDCNNNEWYWDEAPETYCLHIFPLSDGDDNRWQQGYKDDCIGVYGDLFKWTMVKC; encoded by the exons ATGCAACATTCTACTCTCACTCGTTTCattatcatctttttcataattcttCACATAGCTCAAG CGTACAGACTTACggttttactaaattttttctcTATCTGTCGTGTATATGTAACGGATTGTAATGGTAAAACTTTAAGAAATGCTGGATGGAAagattgtaataataatgaatggtACTGGGATGAGGCACCTGAAACATATTGCTTGCATATATTTCCTTTATCAGATGGAGATGATAATAGATGGCAACAAGGATATAAAGATGACTGCATTGGCGTCTATGGTGATCTGTTTAAATGGACAATGGTTAAATgctaa